One Gordonia mangrovi genomic region harbors:
- a CDS encoding type II toxin-antitoxin system VapB family antitoxin encodes MIFKGVREGRPYPDHGMSASGWAKIPPRQFRLDELTTVTKVLALDRLLSEDSTFYGDLFSHVVRWRGDLYLEDGLHRAVRSALRNRHIIHARMLDLDAIDLDTDADSVANRLDTERLPPPGRAPVPGGAHRKATRSTGWTLPSTTPPQW; translated from the coding sequence ATGATCTTCAAGGGGGTACGGGAGGGAAGGCCCTATCCCGACCACGGGATGTCGGCGAGTGGGTGGGCCAAGATCCCGCCACGGCAGTTCCGGCTCGACGAACTCACCACGGTCACCAAGGTCCTCGCGCTCGATCGTTTGCTGAGCGAGGACTCGACCTTCTACGGCGACCTCTTCTCTCATGTCGTGCGATGGCGAGGCGATCTCTATCTCGAGGACGGGCTGCATCGCGCCGTTCGCTCCGCACTGCGCAACCGGCACATCATCCACGCACGGATGCTCGACCTCGACGCCATCGACCTCGACACCGACGCGGACTCGGTGGCCAACCGACTCGACACCGAACGCCTACCGCCTCCGGGCCGGGCGCCGGTGCCCGGTGGCGCCCATCGCAAGGCCACCCGCAGCACCGGCTGGACCCTGCCATCCACGACGCCGCCGCAGTGGTGA
- the hemW gene encoding radical SAM family heme chaperone HemW — protein MKVEGEQAVDSAVEVACAAIDPAAPLGLYLHVPFCATRCGYCDFNTYTAGELGTSSSPESWRHAVERELDAAARLLNPVRPVSTIFVGGGTPSLLGSDGLCRLLDAVRSRFALTDDAEVTTESNPESTSPEFFDGLLSAGFTRISLGMQSAAPHVLATLDRTHTPGRAVAAAREATAAGFEHVNLDLIYGTPGETDADLHASVDAVLSTDVDHVSAYALIVEDGTALARRIRSGELPAPDDDVLADRFQILDNRLRAGGFDWYEVSNWSRTDAGRCRHNLAYWYSHDWWGIGPGAHSHVNGVRWSNQKHPARYADVLDGGRLPVGGHEVLTDEDRHVESVMLTARCRDGLPVDRLTAEEFPRAAGFVDDGLLEFVGSVDARLVLTDAGRLLADRVVREILYAG, from the coding sequence ATGAAGGTCGAAGGCGAGCAGGCAGTCGACAGCGCCGTCGAAGTCGCGTGTGCCGCCATCGACCCAGCGGCGCCTCTCGGCCTCTATCTGCATGTGCCGTTCTGTGCCACGCGCTGCGGATACTGCGATTTCAACACCTACACGGCGGGGGAGCTGGGCACTTCCTCGTCGCCGGAGTCGTGGCGGCACGCGGTGGAGCGGGAACTGGATGCCGCGGCGCGACTGCTCAACCCCGTGCGACCGGTGTCGACGATCTTCGTCGGTGGCGGCACGCCGTCGCTGCTCGGGTCCGACGGCTTGTGCAGGCTGCTCGACGCGGTGCGGTCGCGCTTCGCGCTCACCGACGATGCCGAGGTCACGACCGAATCGAACCCGGAATCGACCTCTCCGGAGTTTTTTGACGGACTGCTCTCGGCCGGCTTCACCCGAATCTCACTCGGCATGCAGTCGGCCGCGCCGCACGTTTTGGCGACCTTGGACCGGACACACACGCCGGGCCGGGCGGTGGCCGCCGCACGAGAGGCGACCGCCGCCGGATTCGAACACGTCAACCTCGATCTCATCTACGGGACCCCGGGCGAGACCGACGCGGATCTACACGCGAGTGTCGACGCCGTGCTCTCGACCGACGTCGACCACGTCTCCGCGTACGCACTCATCGTGGAGGACGGGACCGCGCTGGCCCGACGGATTCGCAGTGGCGAGCTGCCGGCGCCCGACGACGACGTGCTCGCCGACCGTTTTCAGATCCTGGACAACCGACTGCGCGCCGGCGGTTTCGACTGGTACGAGGTGTCCAACTGGTCCCGCACTGACGCCGGGCGGTGCCGCCACAACCTCGCCTACTGGTACAGCCACGACTGGTGGGGTATCGGTCCGGGCGCGCATTCTCACGTCAACGGCGTGCGGTGGTCGAACCAGAAGCATCCGGCCCGGTACGCCGATGTCCTCGACGGCGGAAGACTGCCCGTCGGTGGCCACGAGGTCCTGACCGACGAGGATCGTCACGTCGAGTCGGTGATGCTGACCGCGCGATGCCGGGACGGTCTGCCGGTGGATCGACTCACGGCCGAGGAGTTCCCGCGTGCCGCCGGCTTCGTCGACGACGGCCTACTCGAATTCGTCGGATCGGTGGACGCGCGGCTCGTGCTCACCGACGCCGGGCGACTGCTCGCCGATCGGGTGGTGCGCGAGATCCTGTACGCCGGGTGA
- a CDS encoding nitrite/sulfite reductase, producing MTSTTDDLSVTSTDAAAKPSPAADRPARKKRPTKRRAEGQWKLGYREPLNPNEQVKKDDNPLNVRARIENIYAKQGFDSIDKQDLRGRMRWWGLYTQRAEGYDGTWTGDENIDILEDSHFMMRVRCDAGALNVAQLRTLGELSTEFARDTADLSDRENVQYHWIRIEDVPTIWERLESVGLYTTEACGDCPRIILGSPLAGEAVDEVLDPTPAIDEIVRRYIGDPQYSNLPRKFKTAISGLQDVSHETNDVAFIGVNHPEHGPGLDLWVGGGLSTNPMLAQRVGAWIPLDEVPDVWEGVVAIFRDYGYRRLRTKARLKFLIKDWGIEKFRQVLEDEYLGRKLIDGPAPEPLTAPRDHVGVQKLKNGLNSVGFAAMAGRVSGTILTKVAEAAERVGSDRIRFTPYQKLVVLDVADDKVDELIADLAKLGLSARASNWRRNLMACSGIEFCKLSFTETRKRSQRLVPELEERLADINADLDTPITVNINGCPNSCARSQVADIGFKGQLVEDGNGGQTEGFQVHLGGSLGQDAGFGRKLRQHKVLSTELGDYIDRVVRKYVEQRHDGERFAQWAVRAEEEALR from the coding sequence ATGACGTCCACCACCGACGATCTATCCGTGACCTCGACCGATGCGGCTGCGAAGCCGTCGCCGGCCGCGGACCGCCCCGCCCGCAAGAAGCGTCCGACCAAGCGCCGCGCCGAAGGCCAGTGGAAACTCGGCTACCGCGAGCCGCTGAACCCCAACGAGCAGGTCAAGAAGGACGACAACCCACTCAACGTCCGGGCCCGTATCGAGAACATCTACGCCAAGCAGGGTTTCGACTCGATCGACAAGCAGGATCTGCGCGGCCGGATGCGTTGGTGGGGCCTCTACACCCAGCGCGCCGAAGGCTACGACGGCACCTGGACCGGTGACGAGAACATCGACATCCTCGAGGACAGCCACTTCATGATGCGGGTGCGCTGCGACGCCGGGGCACTCAACGTCGCCCAGCTGCGCACGCTCGGCGAGCTGTCCACCGAGTTCGCCCGCGACACCGCCGATCTGTCCGACCGCGAGAACGTCCAGTACCACTGGATCCGCATCGAGGACGTCCCCACGATCTGGGAGCGTCTCGAGAGCGTCGGGCTCTACACCACCGAGGCGTGCGGCGACTGCCCGCGCATCATCCTCGGGTCGCCTCTGGCCGGTGAAGCCGTCGACGAGGTCCTCGACCCCACCCCGGCCATCGACGAGATCGTCCGCCGCTACATCGGCGACCCGCAGTACTCGAACCTGCCGCGTAAGTTCAAGACCGCCATCTCGGGTCTGCAGGACGTCTCGCACGAGACCAACGACGTCGCGTTCATCGGCGTCAACCACCCCGAACACGGTCCGGGCCTCGACCTCTGGGTCGGCGGCGGGCTGTCCACGAACCCGATGCTGGCGCAGCGGGTGGGCGCCTGGATTCCACTCGACGAGGTGCCCGACGTGTGGGAGGGCGTGGTCGCCATCTTCCGCGACTACGGATACCGCCGTCTGCGCACCAAGGCGCGGCTGAAGTTCCTCATCAAGGACTGGGGCATCGAGAAGTTCCGTCAGGTCCTCGAAGACGAATACCTCGGCCGCAAGCTGATCGACGGTCCCGCGCCGGAGCCGCTGACCGCCCCGCGCGACCACGTCGGCGTGCAGAAGCTCAAGAACGGCCTCAACTCCGTCGGTTTCGCCGCGATGGCGGGACGCGTCTCCGGCACCATCCTGACCAAGGTGGCCGAGGCAGCCGAACGAGTCGGGTCCGACCGCATCCGCTTCACCCCGTACCAGAAGCTCGTGGTGCTCGACGTCGCCGACGACAAGGTCGACGAGCTCATCGCCGACCTCGCGAAACTCGGGTTGAGCGCACGCGCCTCGAACTGGCGTCGGAACCTGATGGCGTGCAGCGGTATCGAGTTCTGCAAGCTGTCGTTCACCGAGACCCGCAAGCGCTCGCAGCGGCTGGTCCCGGAGCTCGAGGAGCGTCTCGCCGACATCAACGCCGACCTCGACACCCCGATCACCGTGAACATCAACGGCTGCCCCAACTCGTGTGCCCGCTCGCAGGTCGCCGACATCGGCTTCAAGGGTCAGCTGGTCGAGGACGGCAACGGCGGACAGACCGAGGGGTTCCAGGTGCACCTGGGCGGAAGCCTCGGCCAGGACGCCGGATTCGGCCGCAAACTGCGGCAACACAAAGTGCTCTCCACCGAACTCGGCGACTACATCGACCGGGTTGTCCGCAAGTACGTGGAGCAGCGACACGACGGAGAACGGTTCGCCCAGTGGGCCGTTCGGGCTGAAGAGGAGGCACTGCGATGA
- a CDS encoding phosphoadenylyl-sulfate reductase — MSTSTDTTATGRRFSEDELRAIAEKGAADLGPDATPADLLRWTAETFGDNFVVASNMQDAALVDLASKNIDDEALHGSKLKVLFLDTGYHFAETIGTRDAVEQVYNDMSRRFARPGVEMVNLTPEHTVAEQDELLGRNLFARDPGECCRLRKVVPLKNGLAGYDAWITGIRRVEAPTRANAPLISFDEGFGLVKINPIAAWSDETMQDYIDSNGVLVNPLVDDGYPSIGCAPCTAKPEPGSDPRSGRWAGRAKTECGLHAS; from the coding sequence ATGAGCACGTCCACCGACACGACAGCGACCGGCCGCCGGTTCAGCGAAGACGAACTGCGCGCGATCGCCGAGAAGGGCGCGGCCGATCTCGGCCCCGACGCCACCCCTGCCGACCTGTTGCGGTGGACCGCCGAGACCTTCGGTGACAACTTCGTCGTCGCATCCAACATGCAGGACGCAGCGCTGGTCGACCTGGCGAGCAAGAACATCGACGACGAGGCGCTGCACGGCAGCAAGCTCAAGGTGCTGTTCCTCGACACCGGCTACCACTTCGCCGAGACCATCGGCACCCGCGATGCGGTCGAGCAGGTGTACAACGACATGTCCCGTCGCTTCGCTCGCCCCGGTGTGGAGATGGTCAACCTGACCCCCGAACACACCGTCGCCGAGCAGGACGAACTGTTGGGCCGCAACCTGTTCGCCCGTGACCCCGGCGAATGCTGCCGGCTGCGCAAGGTGGTTCCGCTCAAGAACGGGCTCGCCGGCTACGACGCCTGGATCACCGGCATCCGGCGGGTGGAGGCACCCACCCGCGCCAACGCGCCGCTGATCTCCTTCGACGAGGGCTTCGGGCTGGTCAAGATCAACCCGATCGCCGCCTGGTCCGACGAGACCATGCAGGACTACATCGACTCCAACGGCGTGCTGGTCAACCCGCTCGTCGACGACGGCTACCCGTCGATCGGCTGCGCACCCTGCACCGCCAAACCCGAACCCGGATCCGATCCGCGCAGCGGCCGCTGGGCCGGTCGCGCCAAGACAGAATGTGGGCTGCACGCATCATGA
- the cysD gene encoding sulfate adenylyltransferase subunit CysD, whose product MTIADTSASPIVDTADDFTTLDALESEAIHIFREVAGEFERPVILFSGGKDSTLLLHVALKAFWPAPLPFSLLHVDTGHNLPEVLEFRDQVVDRYNLRLHVAKVEDYLSDGRLTERPDGVRNPLQTIPLLDAITENRFDAVFGGGRRDEERSRAKERIFSLRNAFGQWDPKRQRPELWNLYNGRHAPGEHVRVFPLSNWTELDVWRYIAREQVMLPPIYYAHQRDVFQRDGMWMTPGPWGGPRDGEELQRLSVRYRTVGDGSTTGAVLSDAADNEAVLAEVAASRLTERGATRGDDRVSEAAMEDRKREGYF is encoded by the coding sequence ATGACCATCGCCGACACCTCCGCCTCCCCGATCGTCGACACGGCAGACGATTTCACCACCCTCGACGCGCTGGAATCCGAGGCGATCCACATCTTCCGTGAGGTCGCCGGCGAGTTCGAACGCCCGGTGATCCTGTTCTCCGGCGGCAAGGACTCGACCCTGCTGCTGCATGTGGCGCTCAAGGCCTTCTGGCCGGCCCCGCTGCCGTTCTCGCTGCTGCACGTGGACACCGGGCACAACCTGCCCGAGGTCCTCGAGTTCCGCGACCAGGTCGTGGACCGCTACAACCTGCGGCTGCACGTGGCCAAGGTCGAGGACTACCTCTCCGACGGCCGGCTCACCGAGCGTCCCGACGGTGTGCGCAACCCGCTGCAGACCATTCCGCTTCTCGACGCCATCACCGAGAACCGCTTCGACGCGGTGTTCGGCGGCGGCCGCCGCGACGAGGAACGCTCCCGCGCCAAGGAACGGATCTTCTCCCTGCGCAACGCCTTCGGCCAGTGGGACCCCAAACGGCAGCGTCCCGAACTGTGGAACCTGTACAACGGCCGCCACGCTCCCGGCGAACACGTCCGGGTATTCCCGCTGTCGAACTGGACCGAACTCGACGTGTGGCGCTACATCGCCCGCGAGCAGGTGATGCTCCCACCGATCTACTACGCGCACCAGCGTGATGTGTTCCAGCGCGACGGTATGTGGATGACGCCGGGACCGTGGGGAGGTCCCCGCGATGGCGAAGAACTACAACGACTCTCGGTGCGTTACCGCACCGTCGGCGACGGCTCGACCACCGGCGCGGTCCTGTCCGACGCCGCCGACAACGAGGCCGTCCTGGCCGAGGTCGCCGCTTCGCGGCTGACCGAACGTGGCGCCACCCGCGGCGACGACCGTGTCTCCGAGGCCGCCATGGAAGACCGCAAGCGCGAAGGATATTTCTGA
- a CDS encoding sulfate adenylyltransferase subunit 1, with translation MKHAPDLLRIATAGSVDDGKSTLVGRLLYDTKSVLADQIDAVTKASVDRGLEGPDLSLLVDGLRAEREQGITIDVAYRYFATPARSFVLADTPGHVQYTRNTVSGASTAQLVILLVDARNGVVAQTRRHAAVMSLLGVPRLVLAVNKIDLVDNPDEVYGQISAEFADLTRSLGWSPEQVISIPVSALHGDNVATRSDNTPYYDGPTLIEHLETVPNVTDIKDVGLRFPVQYVIRPRTPEFPDYRGYAGQIAAGRVSVGDEVVILPAGTRSTVRQIDTADGQLATAHTGRSVTLLLDDDVDISRGDVIAAAGDAPEPLQQFGATVCWLAEKPLRPGARLLLKHGTRTTQAIVGGIEVLFDEQHLSLIDAPDTVELNQIGRIAIQTAEPIAADDYQVNRESGSFLLIDPQGGNTLGAGLVGDALAHLHLTETPELV, from the coding sequence ATGAAGCACGCTCCCGACCTTCTCCGCATCGCCACCGCGGGCAGCGTCGACGACGGCAAGTCGACCCTCGTCGGCCGACTGCTCTACGACACGAAATCGGTGCTGGCCGACCAGATCGATGCCGTCACCAAGGCGTCGGTGGACCGCGGTCTCGAAGGCCCCGACCTCTCGTTGCTCGTCGACGGTCTGCGTGCCGAACGCGAGCAGGGCATCACGATCGATGTGGCCTACCGCTACTTCGCCACGCCGGCACGGTCGTTCGTGCTCGCCGACACCCCCGGCCACGTGCAGTACACCCGCAACACCGTCTCCGGCGCGTCCACCGCCCAGCTGGTGATCCTGCTCGTCGACGCCCGCAACGGTGTCGTCGCGCAGACCCGCCGGCACGCCGCGGTGATGTCGCTGCTCGGTGTTCCGCGGCTGGTGCTGGCGGTCAACAAGATCGACCTCGTCGACAATCCGGACGAGGTGTACGGCCAGATATCGGCCGAGTTCGCCGATCTGACCCGCTCGCTGGGATGGTCGCCGGAGCAGGTCATCTCGATTCCGGTGTCCGCGCTGCACGGCGACAACGTCGCCACCCGCTCGGACAACACCCCGTACTACGACGGCCCCACCCTCATCGAGCATCTCGAGACGGTCCCGAATGTCACCGACATCAAGGACGTCGGGCTGCGTTTCCCCGTCCAGTACGTGATCCGTCCGCGTACGCCGGAGTTCCCCGACTACCGCGGCTACGCCGGTCAGATCGCGGCCGGCCGTGTCTCCGTCGGCGACGAGGTCGTCATCCTTCCCGCCGGCACCCGCAGCACCGTCCGTCAGATCGACACCGCGGACGGACAGCTGGCGACCGCCCATACCGGTCGCAGCGTGACCCTGCTGCTCGACGACGATGTCGACATCTCCCGAGGCGATGTGATCGCCGCGGCCGGGGATGCGCCGGAACCGTTGCAGCAGTTCGGTGCCACGGTCTGCTGGCTCGCCGAGAAGCCGCTGCGACCCGGTGCTCGCCTGCTGCTCAAGCACGGCACGCGCACCACCCAGGCGATCGTGGGCGGCATCGAGGTGCTCTTCGATGAGCAGCACCTGTCGCTCATCGACGCACCGGACACGGTGGAACTCAACCAGATCGGCCGCATCGCCATCCAGACCGCCGAACCGATTGCCGCCGACGACTATCAGGTCAACCGCGAATCGGGCAGCTTCCTGCTGATCGATCCGCAGGGCGGCAATACGCTCGGCGCGGGTCTCGTCGGTGACGCACTGGCGCATCTGCATCTGACCGAGACGCCCGAACTCGTCTGA